One Curtobacterium sp. MCLR17_007 DNA window includes the following coding sequences:
- a CDS encoding MarR family transcriptional regulator, translating to MHDDPAAWPLGRLLAAASRSVERDWDERLRAIGLPHAALIAIDILLRTGPTGADTIARTARVQPQTMSRTLERLERDGLVERGPHPDDRRRRVVTVTERGRAAWDEAKHVEREVLPDDPELRAALGRIIDRGRKS from the coding sequence ATGCACGACGATCCCGCGGCCTGGCCACTCGGCCGGCTCCTGGCGGCGGCGTCCCGGTCCGTCGAGCGCGACTGGGACGAGCGGCTGCGTGCCATCGGGCTCCCGCACGCGGCGCTGATCGCGATCGACATCCTCCTGCGCACGGGGCCGACGGGCGCCGACACCATCGCGCGGACGGCCCGCGTGCAGCCCCAGACCATGTCGCGCACCCTCGAGCGACTCGAGCGGGACGGTCTGGTCGAACGGGGACCGCACCCTGACGACCGCCGGCGCCGCGTGGTGACCGTCACCGAGCGCGGTCGTGCTGCGTGGGACGAAGCGAAGCACGTGGAGCGCGAGGTGCTGCCGGACGACCCGGAGCTGCGGGCAGCACTGGGCCGGATCATCGATCGCGGCAGGAAGTCCTAG
- a CDS encoding transglycosylase family protein → MKKTTRTRAVLGGLAFAGIAAAGVGLSAPANAASGSTWDALAQCESGGNWAINTGNGYYGGLQFTQGTWAANGGTGSPANASRETQIAVAEHVLASQGWGAWPACSAKLGLSGTTGAAPAAIPQQQAAPAPAAPAPAQQAAPKTTTPTTTAAPKAVAPAAPAAPAKPAAVPTSGKTYQVVSGDTLDSIATKLGIDGGWTKLWAANTSIDDANLIYAGQTLQLPA, encoded by the coding sequence ATGAAGAAGACCACCCGAACCCGCGCCGTCCTCGGCGGACTCGCCTTCGCCGGCATCGCCGCGGCCGGCGTGGGGCTCTCCGCCCCCGCGAACGCCGCCTCCGGCTCGACCTGGGACGCCCTCGCGCAGTGCGAGTCCGGCGGCAACTGGGCCATCAACACCGGCAACGGCTACTACGGCGGCCTGCAGTTCACGCAGGGGACCTGGGCAGCGAACGGCGGCACCGGCAGCCCGGCGAACGCCAGCCGCGAGACCCAGATCGCCGTCGCCGAGCACGTCCTCGCATCGCAGGGCTGGGGCGCATGGCCCGCGTGCTCCGCGAAGCTCGGTCTGAGCGGCACCACCGGTGCGGCCCCGGCGGCCATCCCGCAGCAGCAGGCGGCTCCGGCACCCGCAGCGCCGGCCCCGGCACAGCAGGCGGCGCCGAAGACGACCACGCCCACGACGACCGCCGCGCCGAAGGCCGTCGCCCCGGCGGCTCCGGCCGCTCCGGCCAAGCCCGCCGCCGTCCCGACCAGCGGCAAGACCTACCAGGTGGTGTCGGGCGACACGCTCGACAGCATCGCCACGAAGCTGGGCATCGACGGCGGTTGGACGAAGCTCTGGGCCGCGAACACGTCGATCGACGACGCGAACCTGATCTACGCGGGACAGACCCTGCAGCTCCCGGCCTGA
- the rlmC gene encoding 23S rRNA (uracil(747)-C(5))-methyltransferase RlmC, translating into MQCDYFDRGVCRSCTLMGQPYADQVLDKELRTRELLHDAVEAAGGHGSVSWSPAVTSPESGYRNRAKMVVGGSVEHPTIGLLDHRQRGVDIRHCGICTPGIRQALPVLAEFVTSAGLIPYDVATRRGELKFVLVTESPDGELMVRFVLRSEGQLARLRSRLGDLLLALPRAMVVTANLLPEHKAVTEGEREVVLTEQETLPMRMGGVTMHLRPQSFFQTNTTVAAQLYAQATEWIAEVAPASMWDLYCGVGGFALHAARPGRLVTGIETSREAVRSATQSAREAGLVDVRFAADDATAHALRSRTEQTPELVVVNPPRRGIGPDLADWLEASDVQHVVYSSCNPVTLAKDLARMPSLRLRRARVLDMFPQTGHLEAVTLISRSGL; encoded by the coding sequence ATGCAGTGCGACTACTTCGACCGCGGGGTGTGCCGGTCGTGCACGCTCATGGGGCAGCCGTACGCCGACCAGGTCCTCGACAAGGAACTCCGCACACGGGAGCTCCTGCACGACGCGGTCGAGGCAGCGGGTGGGCACGGTTCCGTCTCCTGGTCGCCGGCCGTCACGAGCCCCGAGTCCGGGTACCGCAACCGCGCCAAGATGGTGGTCGGTGGATCGGTCGAGCACCCCACGATCGGCCTGCTCGACCACCGGCAGCGGGGCGTCGACATCCGGCACTGCGGGATCTGCACACCGGGGATCCGACAGGCGCTGCCCGTCCTGGCCGAGTTCGTCACCTCGGCGGGACTGATCCCGTACGACGTCGCCACCCGGCGCGGTGAACTGAAGTTCGTCCTGGTGACCGAGTCGCCGGACGGCGAGCTGATGGTGCGGTTCGTGCTGCGGTCGGAGGGACAGCTGGCGCGGCTGCGGTCCCGGCTCGGGGACCTGCTGCTCGCCCTCCCGCGGGCGATGGTGGTGACCGCGAACCTGCTCCCCGAACACAAGGCCGTCACCGAGGGCGAGCGCGAGGTCGTGCTCACCGAGCAGGAGACCCTGCCGATGCGGATGGGCGGCGTGACGATGCACCTGCGCCCGCAGAGCTTCTTCCAGACGAACACCACCGTCGCCGCGCAGCTCTACGCCCAGGCCACCGAGTGGATCGCCGAGGTCGCCCCCGCGTCGATGTGGGACCTGTACTGCGGCGTCGGCGGGTTCGCCCTGCACGCCGCACGCCCGGGTCGACTCGTGACCGGCATCGAGACGTCGCGGGAAGCCGTCCGTTCCGCGACGCAGTCGGCCCGGGAGGCCGGGCTCGTCGACGTCCGGTTCGCCGCCGACGACGCCACCGCACACGCGCTGCGCTCCCGAACCGAGCAGACCCCGGAACTCGTGGTGGTGAACCCGCCCCGTCGCGGCATCGGCCCCGACCTGGCGGACTGGCTCGAGGCCTCCGACGTGCAGCACGTCGTCTACTCGAGCTGCAACCCGGTCACGCTCGCGAAGGACCTGGCGCGCATGCCCTCGTTGCGGCTGCGTCGCGCCCGCGTGCTCGACATGTTCCCGCAGACCGGCCACCTGGAAGCGGTCACGCTCATCTCGCGATCCGGACTCTGA
- a CDS encoding LCP family protein: MSGRRSATRRRRPFLVALLATVGSLLGIAAVVAVVASVFVGSLASSYDRDTDTIADAFPSGDRPTRSDDALDVLLIGSDSRSGLDPDGDHAAGGRSDTLMLAHVPADRRSVQLMSIMRDSWVDVPGHGTAKVNAAYAWGGVPLTVQTVEQLLDVRIDHVAEIDFAGFAGMTDALGGVTVQAPTAFTARGHHFDAGANRLDGDAALAFVRERYSFADADHTRVRNQQAFMRGIVDGLLSTGTITDPGRIRDFASATSRYLSVDAGLDSGTLLRLGWSLRHVAPTDLQTFTMPTAGGGTAPDGQSFVTVNDGAVQTLSAALRSDDLTHWLATNPH, encoded by the coding sequence ATGTCCGGCCGCCGTTCCGCCACGCGTCGTCGACGCCCGTTCCTCGTCGCACTGCTCGCCACCGTCGGGTCACTGCTCGGCATCGCCGCGGTGGTCGCCGTCGTCGCCAGCGTGTTCGTCGGCAGCCTCGCGAGCAGCTACGACCGCGACACCGACACCATCGCCGACGCGTTCCCGAGCGGCGACCGCCCGACCCGGTCCGACGACGCACTCGACGTCCTGCTCATCGGGTCGGACTCACGCAGCGGCCTCGACCCCGACGGTGACCACGCCGCCGGCGGCCGGTCCGACACCCTGATGCTCGCGCACGTGCCGGCGGACCGGCGGTCCGTCCAGCTGATGTCGATCATGCGCGACTCGTGGGTCGACGTGCCGGGACACGGGACGGCGAAGGTCAACGCGGCGTACGCGTGGGGTGGTGTCCCGCTCACCGTGCAGACCGTCGAACAGCTGCTCGACGTCCGGATCGACCACGTCGCCGAGATCGACTTCGCCGGGTTCGCCGGCATGACCGACGCGCTCGGCGGGGTGACGGTGCAGGCCCCGACCGCGTTCACCGCTCGCGGCCACCACTTCGACGCCGGCGCGAACCGGCTCGACGGCGATGCGGCGCTGGCCTTCGTCCGCGAACGGTACTCGTTCGCCGATGCCGACCACACCCGCGTCCGGAACCAGCAGGCGTTCATGCGCGGCATCGTCGACGGACTGCTGTCGACGGGCACGATCACCGACCCGGGTCGCATCCGGGACTTCGCCAGCGCGACGAGCAGGTACCTGTCCGTCGACGCCGGTCTCGACTCCGGCACCCTCCTGCGTCTGGGCTGGTCGCTGCGGCATGTCGCACCGACCGACCTGCAGACATTCACGATGCCGACGGCGGGCGGCGGGACCGCGCCGGACGGGCAGTCGTTCGTCACCGTGAACGACGGTGCCGTCCAGACCCTGAGTGCTGCCCTCCGGTCCGACGACCTGACGCACTGGCTGGCGACGAACCCGCACTGA